The Porites lutea chromosome 11, jaPorLute2.1, whole genome shotgun sequence genome contains the following window.
ATCATAATCAAAGTCTATGCTCAACTTTTTAGGAGTGATGATCGTCGTGGCCCTCTAAGACAGTTCTAATAGTTCACTGGTCTGATTTTCATCTCAGCTCTCTTGGCAGAGTAGTAAAATCCAGTCCATGTTTTCCAGTTGAGGCCATCAGAAGAGGATGAATGTGAACCATGGTGATAAAAACCATTAAGATTGGACTCATGACAGTTTTTGTACCACCAGCCTCCTTTGAAGGACACTGCACAGTTCCTTAATATGTCGCTATCATTATCTTGGTCTTTAGTGCTAAATGGCTGGCCACGATGCAAAGAAAAAGAGTCTCCAGCGGTTCCTAAAAAATACACAAGAGCAGTTTACTATCAACAAAACTATAACAATTTCACGAATATGATTGGCTATCAGCTGTCCCTATTTTAGCATtaataggacagtgtaataggacagtGCGGGTCATCCTTAAGTAACTGGACAGTAAAAGCCATCGTGCGCGCGCAATTGAATAATTTTTAAGTCACTGCTTGCAAACAACCGTCGGAACAACTTGGGCTTTaagttgaacaaaaaaaagcttaaaaaatcacaagatttgttatagttatggtGAATTGATACAAGAGCTTCAACGCGCATCGATGTTGAGAAAAAGAGTCGCCAGCGGTTCCTAGAATTAATACAAGTGAATTCTACCaggaatttttgaaattttaaatagaAAATCTGAATATAATGTGTAGTATTGAAGTGGAAGAGAAAGGTCGCTTTGGGGAATTTAAGCTGTAGAGGTAACTAAGGACCATGACGAAGTCACGGAAAGCCCATAGAGACATTTTTTGAATACATTTTTGAATATTAAACTTGGTGTTGTTGGTTGGTTTAGTGACGTTGGTTTATTCAGATATTCAGATATTTGC
Protein-coding sequences here:
- the LOC140952044 gene encoding ficolin-1-like, which encodes MFQKRLDGSVDFYRGWADYKRGFGNLNGEFWLGLDKIHRLTKSNNRLRVDLEETTGKTAYAEYDMFTVTSERTKYQLSLGTYSGTAGDSFSLHRGQPFSTKDQDNDSDILRNCAVSFKGGWWYKNCHESNLNGFYHHGSHSSSSDGLNWKTWTGFYYSAKRAEMKIRPVNY